aataatgttaGCAGGTAAGTTGACCTTTTAATTCACGTAAACCAAGCGACATCCATTTttccattgagttattattacgtAAGTAATAATAGTTGAATGGTTTTTTACGGTCAATACGTTTTCTCACTTAAGGTGCGAGAAAATCTTCTTAAGCGGGGTTTATTGTAGTACGAATCGGTTTGTCATTTCAGTGATTAAGGGCCCAGTGAATTGTTTACATTTCAGTCACAAACCTAGCCGATGAtactgaaataacatgaaatatgacataaatatttaagtgaacTTCGCCTCATGTTGGTATTTATAGAAAACTTATAagtagtacatacatataatgagCTATATTAGTATTACAACATATTTCAATGAATATCATAATCTTGTCTTCTATTACTTTGACATGATTACTCcggacaaaataaataatacgaacgCTTTAcgagagataataaaatatacaatataataaatatacgaaATAATAACAAATGACTCATTGGACAATTCTCAGTCATTTTCATGTATTATTTAAACGTTCTAGATGTCATGTAAATAGATTTCCATTAATGTTCGCAATCTGGTTATACGTCATAGGCAAAAGAAAATTTCGTCTCGAAAAATTGCCGTAAAATATTCAATCTCGGTTGGAGCTGTACAGCACATTCGGAAAAAACATGAAAAACAGGGAACTGTGGCGAAGTTGCCTGGAGCCGGTCGCAGGCGATCAACAAATCAATATGATGATGCTAGTATTGTTCCATGCGTGAAGTTAAATCCAAAAATAGTTGTTAGGGAAATGATGTCCTCGCCGGCTCAGAGAAAATGGTTTGAAAAACTGTATAACATCTAAGCAACCATTTATTAGCagtactaacaaaaaaaaagcgtCGCATTTGCGAAGAAACATATTGGAATTGGACCTTGGAGTACTGGAAGTCAGTATTACGGACTGATTGAAGTAAATTTCACCAATTTGGACTAAAAAACCGGTTTAGGGTGTGGCGTAAGCCTTGTGAAGCGTTGGCAGAacgtaatatatataaaaactgttGAGCAGGTGGGGGCAATGTTAGCATTTGCTTGGTCTGGAGTTGGCAGCTTATCGCGAATTGATGGAATAATGACTTCTGAAGGTTACATTaacattttgcaaaaaaaaattagatttcACAGCTTAAATTTGGCTTGGAGGGCCGGTACTTGTTTCAGTAAGATACCTAATAACCAAAGCACGTAGCTAAAATATATGCTGCATTCTTCAAGGCAAATAGGTTCAAACAGGTTGAATAGCCTCCACAATCGCCCGATATCAACCCGATTGAGAACTTATGGTGATATTTGGATGgcaaaattaacaaaacaaatatcaTTAACAAAGGATTCCTACTTCAGAGCTGTGGAAGAATCTCGGGACAATATAGACCCggaatacttaaaataaaataattggtcGAAAGCGTGCCTCGCATATTAACAGCAGTGTTGATCGCATAATGAGGCCACACAAAATATTAGACAAAGTTTAATTTGcgaatgttattttaatttatccaaAGCAAAATGAAGTGCTGTCGATAATTAggtttgtaataaatattttgataaatctTGAAATttcattatgtatgtataataagtaattaatcgaatttaaactgttgtgagacatactaatattaaatcattttacggtttagactcacttgttttaggcactattagtgcttgagaaaggagacctaggctctccgaaacatgtcgcgcgagtgactaaaacaagtgagtctaaaccgtaaaatgatttaataagtaattaaatgtgcTACAAGTTTTCCTAAGGCATAAGGCAAGTATATAGCGGAATTCATAAAGTAGTACacataaaaactataattttcGTGAAAGTGTATTATTCTTTTTGTCAAGCATTgtatgttacgtaaatgttcaTGTGCGGAAACGCTGCTACCTGGCTACCTATATAAATGAGACATTGATGTTTTCAGGGCGCGAAGAAAAAGAtgaaacgttaaaaaaaaaccctcctCTAATCCCTATGCCAGATATAGACAATATGACGGCCTCTGCAACCCGCCCCGAGACCCCCGCGCAGGATGTCTCCCAGATCCAGAACGAGCAAGAAGCAAACACTGAAAAGGTTCCCAGTAAATCTAGTTTCAACGTCCTGTTGAAATCATTCGCTCCATCAGAGAAGCAGGAAGAAGAGCCAAAACATGTCCCCAATCCGATAGAAgatgatatttttatatactacgaTTGAAATCAAATAGTAACGTTTTAGCAAATTGAAGGGTCACAGAATGAGGTATACAGCCTGACaagattttgtattttaaattcaaaaatatatcatggcatttctaaaatttaattcatttaAGTACACCGCCTCCATCACGTCTAGCACATCTTGCCGCATCTCGTGCGACTTAATACACTTAGGTATGAAATTGCGTGAGTCAGAGCAAGATGTGTTAAGTATGTCAGGATAACACTACAATAAATTGTTATTCCACTACATACAACGTGCCTGCGCTAACCCGTTATATTTACTAATTTTGGATGTTAATAAAAGATTAGACTTCACTAGCACGTATTGTTTGGCGGaatatcaaataaattattataacgaAATATTAGCTTTAGTCAGCAAAACCATTAGCTCAGCACACCTATATTTGTATAAGTACATAGTTGCTAAGCTAATAACCGAACAtgggataactcggggcacttatactaaaaagtgacgtagcaaaatattttattgacaattaaatatatcgatgttactgtcaacatctaaatattctacagaataaatatatttaaaaatatcgcTTTGTATACTGcttcttaaattttaaaaaggtgtttttctactcgtcgagtatattAGAACTTCAtaagcaacactacaaccttactcttttcaacgttggatagtctatggcacttccgactcaagtataagaattttatcgatacggtttagtcaattataaaatttttgaaaatagaacttcataccttcattttgattaaatatttcttgtttaaggagactcgattcaatgcaaattagcctacttaaacacgctgctgcgtcgcatctgctttgtgattggttgactaacaaaaacattttattttatgttgtagtagaaacaattgcttcataagtcagaaacgcgcatgtgacacccttcatatagcaacatccataccttacgaaaaccgcttagcgttgcttgttagtctccataggctacggtggccaaaatcgagaaaaaaactgtcttaaaattgaatttagcaaggagcaggtaccagggcctcatgagttacgaggaggtgtcgttgactaatccgccgggggcgccgggcccggcggccggggcgcgtacgagtattaaggtatcgcgggctgcggcagctcgcgtatcttagctgtatacttttggtttctttacctatatgattctactagttgaaagtattatttttttgtctcgtagaaaaagtattgtatacaatagtgatataatcaagcttttcaatctcgtaccttaacttaagcaactcagcaagcttcgttgcttaaacacggtactcgactgaaaagctctctataatagaatcacgattgtataaaatactatttttcacagaatttattttatttttaaaccaggTCAGTATTTCCACATTGGcactaaatgttttattctaataattttatatcgttatttattatttcttaaacaatACTCCATCTTCTACATAAAAAGTACATCAACAGTGAAATTTAccttaattcataaaaataccattgggtacagttgtgt
The Cydia strobilella chromosome Z, ilCydStro3.1, whole genome shotgun sequence genome window above contains:
- the LOC134755057 gene encoding uncharacterized protein LOC134755057; amino-acid sequence: MDNFIANIKNKIMLAGREEKDETLKKNPPLIPMPDIDNMTASATRPETPAQDVSQIQNEQEANTEKVPSKSSFNVLLKSFAPSEKQEEEPKHVPNPIEDDIFIYYD